One Papaver somniferum cultivar HN1 chromosome 10, ASM357369v1, whole genome shotgun sequence genomic window carries:
- the LOC113317996 gene encoding protein CHROMATIN REMODELING 35-like isoform X3, producing MEQLRPNPLIRRFDHSTSNNFYSPRNVRRKTFNERVDNTDALFTSKSLTEGKYRYRRGDVSDIIDYSVPSMTEQLDGDSMYGSVTKVIQAVSAKRCEILNSLRELYPSLLSHPVFSVGPSPRGSRGTSNVVSQGVIDLDGEDEIHDLGPVSDERMETPAGQIVLHTPGCNNAMVIAGSDDRYMIGNNKPDYSYDLEVSKMRRDPNYCGIQISTDAQRIGSQVRTPYHVEQRQRRNSTTQNDNQGIAPVGAQMSTPYDFQLLFLKKPVGEKPAKHVNGSDQRKRNVEKGDKGVCGETVIEKSKGVYVGVQDDIMSDSGSGGGEDDGLGDIWMEMNLALECSKGTAMEHIAEEEEEDECEHSFVLKDDLGYVCRICGVIEKSIEQIFDFQWGKGTKTTRTSYMSQSRTTKDCERAEGSQFTIANASDQDFGIAEISVHPRHMKQMKPHQIEGFNFLLRNLVCDSPGGCILAHAPGSGKTFMIISFMQSFLAKYPNARPLVVLPKGILGTWKREFERWQVEEIPLYDLYTSKADSRAQQLDVLKQWVEHKGILFLGYKQFASIVSNSTSSIAAAACHDILLKVPTILILDEGHTPRNETTDVLYSLSQVQTPRKVVLSGTLFQNHVKEVFNILNLVRPKFLKLDTSKAVVRRVMSRVQIAVRKQVKNSGGDTIFYDLVEETLQNDQDFRRKVTVIQDLREMTGKVLHYYKGDFLDELPGLIDLTVLLTLNPKQKHAVEKLRKLDKFKRSSMGSAVYVHPQLKEHAESCATGEKGHIHEAKIDELLNKVELNDGVKTKFFLTLLALCESAGEKMLVFSQYLLPLKFLERLVVKTRGWSLGKEIFVISGDSSQDQREISMERFNNSKDAKVFFGSIKACGEGISLVGASRLLILDIHLNPSVTRQAIGRAFRPGQTKKVYAYRLVAADSPEEEDHHTCFRKELISKMWFEWNEICGYHDFAMEEVNTKDLDDSFWDSHSLGEDVKALYKR from the exons ATGGAACAACTTCGACCTAATCCGCTCATAAGAAGATTTGATCACTCGACTTCTAATA ATTTTTATTCTCCAAGAAATGTGAGGAGAAAAACATTTAATGAAAGAGTTGATAATACCGACGCTTTGTTTACTTCGAAATCACTTACGGAAGGGAAATATAGGTACCGAAGGGGTGATGTTTCTGACATAATCGACTATTCTGTACCTAGTATGACGGAACAGTTGGATGGGGATAGTATGTACGGGAGTGTTACGAAAGTGATTCAAGCGGTTTCTGCTAAGAGATGTGAGATTTTGAATTCTCTGCGTGAGTTGTATCCATCACTGCTTAGTCATCCTGTGTTTTCAGTAGGACCGTCTCCGAGAGGTAGCAGGGGAACTAGTAATGTGGTATCTCAAGGTGTTATTGATTTGGATGGTGAAGATGAGATTCATGATTTGGGACCTGTTTCTGATGAAAGAATGGAAACACCCGCCGGTCAGATTGTTTTGCATACGCCAGGTTGTAACAATGCAATGGTGATAGCTGGTTCAGATGACCGATATATGATTGGAAATAACAAACCTGATTATAGCTATGACCTTGAGGTGTCTAAGATGAGACGTGATCCTAATTACTGTGGTATTCAGATATCTACCGATGCACAACGAATAGGATCTCAAGTGCGGACCCCATACCATGTAGAGCAGCGGCAGAGAAGGAATTCTACTACTCAAAATGATAATCAGGGGATTGCACCTGTTGGAGCACAGATGAGCACTCCATACGATTTCCAGTTGCTCTTTCTGAAGAAGCCAGTTGGTGAAAAACCAGCTAAACATGTAAAT GGAAGTGATCAGCGAAAGAGGAATGTTGAGAAAGGAGATAAAGGTGTTTGTGGCGAAACAGTAATTGAGAAATCAAAAGGAGTATATGTAGGTGTACAAGATGATATAATGAGTGACTCgggcagtggtggtggtgaagatgaTGGGCTTGGTGATATTTGGATGGAGATGAATCTCGCATTAGAATGTTCCAAG GGTACTGCTATGGAACACATTgcagaagaggaggaggaagacgAATGTGAGCATTCTTTTGTTCTCAAAGATGATCTGGGATACGTCTGTAGGATATGTGGGGTGATTGAAAAAAGCATTGAACAGATATTTGACTTCCAGTGGGGAAAG GGAACCAAGACTACCAGAACTAGTTACATGTCTCAATCTCGTACAACGAAGGACTGCGAACGAGCTGAAGGATCTCAGTTTACTATTGCTAATGCATCGGATCAAGATTTTGGTATCGCTGAGATATCAGTGCATCCGAGGCACATGAAGCAAATGAAGCCTCACCAAATTGAAGGTTTCAATTTCTTGCTTAGGAACTTAGTGTGCGACAGTCCAGGTGGTTGCATTTTGGCACATGCACCAGGGTCTGGAAAAACCTTTATGATCATAAGTTTTATGCAAAGCTTCCTGGCAAAATATCCGAATGCCAGACCACTTGTAGTGTTGCCTAAAGGAATCCTGGGTACTTGGAAGAGGGAGTTTGAAAGATGGCAGGTTGAAGAAATTCCCCTGTATGACTTGTATACTTCAAAAGCCGATAGTCGAGCACAACAGTTGGATGTCTTAAAACAATGGGTGGAGCACAAAGGAATCTTGTTTCTTGGGTATAAACAATTTGCAAGCATCGTATCTAACAGTACCAGTAGCATAGCTGCAGCTGCCTGCCATGATATACTCCTCAAGGTTCCTACTATACTTATTTTGGATGAAGGCCACACGCCTAGAAACGAGACCACAGATGTGCTCTACTCCCTTTCACAGGTTCAAACTCCTCGGAAGGTTGTATTATCTGGAACCTTATTCCAGAATCATGTGAAAGAGGTTTTCAACATTTTGAATCTTGTGCGCCCAAAATTTCTGAAGTTAGATACATCAAAGGCTGTTGTGAGGAGGGTCATGAGTAGGGTGCAGATTGCTGTCAGGAAGCAGGTTAAGAATAGTGGGGGAGACACAATTTTCTATGATTTAGTTGAAGAGACCCTACAAAATGATCAAGATTTCCGAAGGAAAGTCACAGTGATACAAGACCTTCGTGAGATGACAGGCAAGGTTTTACACTACTACAAAGGTGATTTTCTGGATGAACTTCCAGGACTCATTGATCTGACTGTACTTCTCACTCTTAACCCCAAACAGAAACATGCAGTAGAAAAATTGAGAAAATTGGATAAGTTCAAGAGAAGTTCCATGGGGAGCGCAGTCTATGTTCACCCTCAGTTGAAAGAACACGCAGAGAGTTGCGCCACAGGAGAGAAAGGACACATTCACGAGGCCAAGATTGATGAGCTTCTTAACAAAGTAGAACTCAATGATGGTGTGAAAACAAAATTTTTCTTGACTTTATTGGCACTTTGTGAATCTGCTGGTGAGAAAATGTTAGTTTTCAGTCAATATCTCCTCCCACTGAAGTTTTTAGAGAGGCTAGTGGTGAAAACTAGAGGCTGGAGCCTGGGGAAGGAAATATTTGTCATATCGGGGGACTCAAGCCAGGACCAGAGGGAAATATCAATGGAACGTTTTAATAATTCCAAGGATGCAAAAGTCTTCTTTGGTTCAATAAAGGCATGTGGGGAAGGAATATCTCTAGTGGGGGCATCTCGCTTACTGATATTAGATATTCATCTCAATCCCTCGGTTACCCGACAGGCAATTGGTCGTGCATTCCGACCTGGTCAAACAAAAAAAGTATATGCTTATAGGTTGGTGGCAGCAGACTCTCCCGAGGAGGAAGACCACCATACATGCTTTCGGAAGGAGTTAATTTCGAAAATGTGGTTTGAGTGGAATGAGATTTGTGGTTACCATGACTTCGCGATGGAGGAAGTCAATACAAAGGACTTGGATGATTCGTTCTGGGATAGCCATTCCTTAGGTGAAGATGTGAAAGCATTGTACAAAAG GTGA
- the LOC113317996 gene encoding protein CHROMATIN REMODELING 35-like isoform X1 produces the protein MEQLRPNPLIRRFDHSTSNNFYSPRNVRRKTFNERVDNTDALFTSKSLTEGKYRYRRGDVSDIIDYSVPSMTEQLDGDSMYGSVTKVIQAVSAKRCEILNSLRELYPSLLSHPVFSVGPSPRGSRGTSNVVSQGVIDLDGEDEIHDLGPVSDERMETPAGQIVLHTPGCNNAMVIAGSDDRYMIGNNKPDYSYDLEVSKMRRDPNYCGIQISTDAQRIGSQVRTPYHVEQRQRRNSTTQNDNQGIAPVGAQMSTPYDFQLLFLKKPVGEKPAKHVNGSDQRKRNVEKGDKGVCGETVIEKSKGVYVGVQDDIMSDSGSGGGEDDGLGDIWMEMNLALECSKDASSALGTAMEHIAEEEEEDECEHSFVLKDDLGYVCRICGVIEKSIEQIFDFQWGKGTKTTRTSYMSQSRTTKDCERAEGSQFTIANASDQDFGIAEISVHPRHMKQMKPHQIEGFNFLLRNLVCDSPGGCILAHAPGSGKTFMIISFMQSFLAKYPNARPLVVLPKGILGTWKREFERWQVEEIPLYDLYTSKADSRAQQLDVLKQWVEHKGILFLGYKQFASIVSNSTSSIAAAACHDILLKVPTILILDEGHTPRNETTDVLYSLSQVQTPRKVVLSGTLFQNHVKEVFNILNLVRPKFLKLDTSKAVVRRVMSRVQIAVRKQVKNSGGDTIFYDLVEETLQNDQDFRRKVTVIQDLREMTGKVLHYYKGDFLDELPGLIDLTVLLTLNPKQKHAVEKLRKLDKFKRSSMGSAVYVHPQLKEHAESCATGEKGHIHEAKIDELLNKVELNDGVKTKFFLTLLALCESAGEKMLVFSQYLLPLKFLERLVVKTRGWSLGKEIFVISGDSSQDQREISMERFNNSKDAKVFFGSIKACGEGISLVGASRLLILDIHLNPSVTRQAIGRAFRPGQTKKVYAYRLVAADSPEEEDHHTCFRKELISKMWFEWNEICGYHDFAMEEVNTKDLDDSFWDSHSLGEDVKALYKR, from the exons ATGGAACAACTTCGACCTAATCCGCTCATAAGAAGATTTGATCACTCGACTTCTAATA ATTTTTATTCTCCAAGAAATGTGAGGAGAAAAACATTTAATGAAAGAGTTGATAATACCGACGCTTTGTTTACTTCGAAATCACTTACGGAAGGGAAATATAGGTACCGAAGGGGTGATGTTTCTGACATAATCGACTATTCTGTACCTAGTATGACGGAACAGTTGGATGGGGATAGTATGTACGGGAGTGTTACGAAAGTGATTCAAGCGGTTTCTGCTAAGAGATGTGAGATTTTGAATTCTCTGCGTGAGTTGTATCCATCACTGCTTAGTCATCCTGTGTTTTCAGTAGGACCGTCTCCGAGAGGTAGCAGGGGAACTAGTAATGTGGTATCTCAAGGTGTTATTGATTTGGATGGTGAAGATGAGATTCATGATTTGGGACCTGTTTCTGATGAAAGAATGGAAACACCCGCCGGTCAGATTGTTTTGCATACGCCAGGTTGTAACAATGCAATGGTGATAGCTGGTTCAGATGACCGATATATGATTGGAAATAACAAACCTGATTATAGCTATGACCTTGAGGTGTCTAAGATGAGACGTGATCCTAATTACTGTGGTATTCAGATATCTACCGATGCACAACGAATAGGATCTCAAGTGCGGACCCCATACCATGTAGAGCAGCGGCAGAGAAGGAATTCTACTACTCAAAATGATAATCAGGGGATTGCACCTGTTGGAGCACAGATGAGCACTCCATACGATTTCCAGTTGCTCTTTCTGAAGAAGCCAGTTGGTGAAAAACCAGCTAAACATGTAAAT GGAAGTGATCAGCGAAAGAGGAATGTTGAGAAAGGAGATAAAGGTGTTTGTGGCGAAACAGTAATTGAGAAATCAAAAGGAGTATATGTAGGTGTACAAGATGATATAATGAGTGACTCgggcagtggtggtggtgaagatgaTGGGCTTGGTGATATTTGGATGGAGATGAATCTCGCATTAGAATGTTCCAAG GATGCTTCTTCAGCTCTGGGTACTGCTATGGAACACATTgcagaagaggaggaggaagacgAATGTGAGCATTCTTTTGTTCTCAAAGATGATCTGGGATACGTCTGTAGGATATGTGGGGTGATTGAAAAAAGCATTGAACAGATATTTGACTTCCAGTGGGGAAAG GGAACCAAGACTACCAGAACTAGTTACATGTCTCAATCTCGTACAACGAAGGACTGCGAACGAGCTGAAGGATCTCAGTTTACTATTGCTAATGCATCGGATCAAGATTTTGGTATCGCTGAGATATCAGTGCATCCGAGGCACATGAAGCAAATGAAGCCTCACCAAATTGAAGGTTTCAATTTCTTGCTTAGGAACTTAGTGTGCGACAGTCCAGGTGGTTGCATTTTGGCACATGCACCAGGGTCTGGAAAAACCTTTATGATCATAAGTTTTATGCAAAGCTTCCTGGCAAAATATCCGAATGCCAGACCACTTGTAGTGTTGCCTAAAGGAATCCTGGGTACTTGGAAGAGGGAGTTTGAAAGATGGCAGGTTGAAGAAATTCCCCTGTATGACTTGTATACTTCAAAAGCCGATAGTCGAGCACAACAGTTGGATGTCTTAAAACAATGGGTGGAGCACAAAGGAATCTTGTTTCTTGGGTATAAACAATTTGCAAGCATCGTATCTAACAGTACCAGTAGCATAGCTGCAGCTGCCTGCCATGATATACTCCTCAAGGTTCCTACTATACTTATTTTGGATGAAGGCCACACGCCTAGAAACGAGACCACAGATGTGCTCTACTCCCTTTCACAGGTTCAAACTCCTCGGAAGGTTGTATTATCTGGAACCTTATTCCAGAATCATGTGAAAGAGGTTTTCAACATTTTGAATCTTGTGCGCCCAAAATTTCTGAAGTTAGATACATCAAAGGCTGTTGTGAGGAGGGTCATGAGTAGGGTGCAGATTGCTGTCAGGAAGCAGGTTAAGAATAGTGGGGGAGACACAATTTTCTATGATTTAGTTGAAGAGACCCTACAAAATGATCAAGATTTCCGAAGGAAAGTCACAGTGATACAAGACCTTCGTGAGATGACAGGCAAGGTTTTACACTACTACAAAGGTGATTTTCTGGATGAACTTCCAGGACTCATTGATCTGACTGTACTTCTCACTCTTAACCCCAAACAGAAACATGCAGTAGAAAAATTGAGAAAATTGGATAAGTTCAAGAGAAGTTCCATGGGGAGCGCAGTCTATGTTCACCCTCAGTTGAAAGAACACGCAGAGAGTTGCGCCACAGGAGAGAAAGGACACATTCACGAGGCCAAGATTGATGAGCTTCTTAACAAAGTAGAACTCAATGATGGTGTGAAAACAAAATTTTTCTTGACTTTATTGGCACTTTGTGAATCTGCTGGTGAGAAAATGTTAGTTTTCAGTCAATATCTCCTCCCACTGAAGTTTTTAGAGAGGCTAGTGGTGAAAACTAGAGGCTGGAGCCTGGGGAAGGAAATATTTGTCATATCGGGGGACTCAAGCCAGGACCAGAGGGAAATATCAATGGAACGTTTTAATAATTCCAAGGATGCAAAAGTCTTCTTTGGTTCAATAAAGGCATGTGGGGAAGGAATATCTCTAGTGGGGGCATCTCGCTTACTGATATTAGATATTCATCTCAATCCCTCGGTTACCCGACAGGCAATTGGTCGTGCATTCCGACCTGGTCAAACAAAAAAAGTATATGCTTATAGGTTGGTGGCAGCAGACTCTCCCGAGGAGGAAGACCACCATACATGCTTTCGGAAGGAGTTAATTTCGAAAATGTGGTTTGAGTGGAATGAGATTTGTGGTTACCATGACTTCGCGATGGAGGAAGTCAATACAAAGGACTTGGATGATTCGTTCTGGGATAGCCATTCCTTAGGTGAAGATGTGAAAGCATTGTACAAAAG GTGA
- the LOC113317996 gene encoding protein CHROMATIN REMODELING 35-like isoform X2, producing the protein MEQLRPNPLIRRFDHSTSNNFYSPRNVRRKTFNERVDNTDALFTSKSLTEGKYRYRRGDVSDIIDYSVPSMTEQLDGDSMYGSVTKVIQAVSAKRCEILNSLRELYPSLLSHPVFSVGPSPRGSRGTSNVVSQGVIDLDGEDEIHDLGPVSDERMETPAGQIVLHTPGCNNAMVIAGSDDRYMIGNNKPDYSYDLEVSKMRRDPNYCGIQISTDAQRIGSQVRTPYHVEQRQRRNSTTQNDNQGIAPVGAQMSTPYDFQLLFLKKPVGEKPAKHGSDQRKRNVEKGDKGVCGETVIEKSKGVYVGVQDDIMSDSGSGGGEDDGLGDIWMEMNLALECSKDASSALGTAMEHIAEEEEEDECEHSFVLKDDLGYVCRICGVIEKSIEQIFDFQWGKGTKTTRTSYMSQSRTTKDCERAEGSQFTIANASDQDFGIAEISVHPRHMKQMKPHQIEGFNFLLRNLVCDSPGGCILAHAPGSGKTFMIISFMQSFLAKYPNARPLVVLPKGILGTWKREFERWQVEEIPLYDLYTSKADSRAQQLDVLKQWVEHKGILFLGYKQFASIVSNSTSSIAAAACHDILLKVPTILILDEGHTPRNETTDVLYSLSQVQTPRKVVLSGTLFQNHVKEVFNILNLVRPKFLKLDTSKAVVRRVMSRVQIAVRKQVKNSGGDTIFYDLVEETLQNDQDFRRKVTVIQDLREMTGKVLHYYKGDFLDELPGLIDLTVLLTLNPKQKHAVEKLRKLDKFKRSSMGSAVYVHPQLKEHAESCATGEKGHIHEAKIDELLNKVELNDGVKTKFFLTLLALCESAGEKMLVFSQYLLPLKFLERLVVKTRGWSLGKEIFVISGDSSQDQREISMERFNNSKDAKVFFGSIKACGEGISLVGASRLLILDIHLNPSVTRQAIGRAFRPGQTKKVYAYRLVAADSPEEEDHHTCFRKELISKMWFEWNEICGYHDFAMEEVNTKDLDDSFWDSHSLGEDVKALYKR; encoded by the exons ATGGAACAACTTCGACCTAATCCGCTCATAAGAAGATTTGATCACTCGACTTCTAATA ATTTTTATTCTCCAAGAAATGTGAGGAGAAAAACATTTAATGAAAGAGTTGATAATACCGACGCTTTGTTTACTTCGAAATCACTTACGGAAGGGAAATATAGGTACCGAAGGGGTGATGTTTCTGACATAATCGACTATTCTGTACCTAGTATGACGGAACAGTTGGATGGGGATAGTATGTACGGGAGTGTTACGAAAGTGATTCAAGCGGTTTCTGCTAAGAGATGTGAGATTTTGAATTCTCTGCGTGAGTTGTATCCATCACTGCTTAGTCATCCTGTGTTTTCAGTAGGACCGTCTCCGAGAGGTAGCAGGGGAACTAGTAATGTGGTATCTCAAGGTGTTATTGATTTGGATGGTGAAGATGAGATTCATGATTTGGGACCTGTTTCTGATGAAAGAATGGAAACACCCGCCGGTCAGATTGTTTTGCATACGCCAGGTTGTAACAATGCAATGGTGATAGCTGGTTCAGATGACCGATATATGATTGGAAATAACAAACCTGATTATAGCTATGACCTTGAGGTGTCTAAGATGAGACGTGATCCTAATTACTGTGGTATTCAGATATCTACCGATGCACAACGAATAGGATCTCAAGTGCGGACCCCATACCATGTAGAGCAGCGGCAGAGAAGGAATTCTACTACTCAAAATGATAATCAGGGGATTGCACCTGTTGGAGCACAGATGAGCACTCCATACGATTTCCAGTTGCTCTTTCTGAAGAAGCCAGTTGGTGAAAAACCAGCTAAACAT GGAAGTGATCAGCGAAAGAGGAATGTTGAGAAAGGAGATAAAGGTGTTTGTGGCGAAACAGTAATTGAGAAATCAAAAGGAGTATATGTAGGTGTACAAGATGATATAATGAGTGACTCgggcagtggtggtggtgaagatgaTGGGCTTGGTGATATTTGGATGGAGATGAATCTCGCATTAGAATGTTCCAAG GATGCTTCTTCAGCTCTGGGTACTGCTATGGAACACATTgcagaagaggaggaggaagacgAATGTGAGCATTCTTTTGTTCTCAAAGATGATCTGGGATACGTCTGTAGGATATGTGGGGTGATTGAAAAAAGCATTGAACAGATATTTGACTTCCAGTGGGGAAAG GGAACCAAGACTACCAGAACTAGTTACATGTCTCAATCTCGTACAACGAAGGACTGCGAACGAGCTGAAGGATCTCAGTTTACTATTGCTAATGCATCGGATCAAGATTTTGGTATCGCTGAGATATCAGTGCATCCGAGGCACATGAAGCAAATGAAGCCTCACCAAATTGAAGGTTTCAATTTCTTGCTTAGGAACTTAGTGTGCGACAGTCCAGGTGGTTGCATTTTGGCACATGCACCAGGGTCTGGAAAAACCTTTATGATCATAAGTTTTATGCAAAGCTTCCTGGCAAAATATCCGAATGCCAGACCACTTGTAGTGTTGCCTAAAGGAATCCTGGGTACTTGGAAGAGGGAGTTTGAAAGATGGCAGGTTGAAGAAATTCCCCTGTATGACTTGTATACTTCAAAAGCCGATAGTCGAGCACAACAGTTGGATGTCTTAAAACAATGGGTGGAGCACAAAGGAATCTTGTTTCTTGGGTATAAACAATTTGCAAGCATCGTATCTAACAGTACCAGTAGCATAGCTGCAGCTGCCTGCCATGATATACTCCTCAAGGTTCCTACTATACTTATTTTGGATGAAGGCCACACGCCTAGAAACGAGACCACAGATGTGCTCTACTCCCTTTCACAGGTTCAAACTCCTCGGAAGGTTGTATTATCTGGAACCTTATTCCAGAATCATGTGAAAGAGGTTTTCAACATTTTGAATCTTGTGCGCCCAAAATTTCTGAAGTTAGATACATCAAAGGCTGTTGTGAGGAGGGTCATGAGTAGGGTGCAGATTGCTGTCAGGAAGCAGGTTAAGAATAGTGGGGGAGACACAATTTTCTATGATTTAGTTGAAGAGACCCTACAAAATGATCAAGATTTCCGAAGGAAAGTCACAGTGATACAAGACCTTCGTGAGATGACAGGCAAGGTTTTACACTACTACAAAGGTGATTTTCTGGATGAACTTCCAGGACTCATTGATCTGACTGTACTTCTCACTCTTAACCCCAAACAGAAACATGCAGTAGAAAAATTGAGAAAATTGGATAAGTTCAAGAGAAGTTCCATGGGGAGCGCAGTCTATGTTCACCCTCAGTTGAAAGAACACGCAGAGAGTTGCGCCACAGGAGAGAAAGGACACATTCACGAGGCCAAGATTGATGAGCTTCTTAACAAAGTAGAACTCAATGATGGTGTGAAAACAAAATTTTTCTTGACTTTATTGGCACTTTGTGAATCTGCTGGTGAGAAAATGTTAGTTTTCAGTCAATATCTCCTCCCACTGAAGTTTTTAGAGAGGCTAGTGGTGAAAACTAGAGGCTGGAGCCTGGGGAAGGAAATATTTGTCATATCGGGGGACTCAAGCCAGGACCAGAGGGAAATATCAATGGAACGTTTTAATAATTCCAAGGATGCAAAAGTCTTCTTTGGTTCAATAAAGGCATGTGGGGAAGGAATATCTCTAGTGGGGGCATCTCGCTTACTGATATTAGATATTCATCTCAATCCCTCGGTTACCCGACAGGCAATTGGTCGTGCATTCCGACCTGGTCAAACAAAAAAAGTATATGCTTATAGGTTGGTGGCAGCAGACTCTCCCGAGGAGGAAGACCACCATACATGCTTTCGGAAGGAGTTAATTTCGAAAATGTGGTTTGAGTGGAATGAGATTTGTGGTTACCATGACTTCGCGATGGAGGAAGTCAATACAAAGGACTTGGATGATTCGTTCTGGGATAGCCATTCCTTAGGTGAAGATGTGAAAGCATTGTACAAAAG GTGA